Part of the Saccharicrinis carchari genome is shown below.
AGGGGCTGACCGAAACATGTGCACTGATATCAACCGACTGGGACGAGATTAGTGCCTTTCTGTTTGCAAAGGAGCGGACCGCAAAAGTGAAACGTACTACGTCAGAAACCGATATTGCCATTGAACTAAATCTGGATGGTAGCGGAAAGTGTGATATCAGTACCGGTCTGCACTTTTTCGACCATATGCTGGATCAAATAGGGAAGCATTCGGGCTGCGACCTGAAGATCAAAGTTAAAGGCGATTTACATATCGACGAGCACCACACCATCGAAGACACCGCATTGGCACTCGGCCAGGCTTTTAAGCAGGCCCTGGGCGACAAACGGGGGATAGAACGTTATGGTTACTGCCTTCCTATGGACGATTGCCTGATTACGGTGGCCCTAGACTTTGGTGGGAGGCCTTGGTTGGTATGGGAAGCAGATTTTAAGCGCGAGAAAGTGGGCGATATGCCCACCGAAATGTTTATGCACTTTTTTAAGAGTTTCTCCGATGCCTCCTTGAGTAATCTGCACATCAAAGCCAGTGGCGATAACGAACACCATAAGATTGAAGGTATATTTAAGGCGCTGGCCAGGGCTATAAAAATGTCGATAAAAAAAGACGTATTTAATGATACCCTGCCCAGCACCAAAGGCGCACTGTAGTTTCTTACAAAGCAACTAACGCCAATGCCGAAAAAATGGAGGCAAGGAGTCTCTTAGCAATACGGGAGACTCCCGCTTTGGCGGGACAGGTTCTCCACAATTGGGATAAATCAGGCCAACAATAAATTGTTATAAGTAGTTTTACTCGCGGGTAGATGTTTTTGCGGCAGCCGGCACACTTTACTTTTCTTTTTTTGCGTATAGTAAAAAAGTACAATTCGCTCCTGTGTAAGGGGTAAATTGAAGGTTCAAACTTGTAGTTGTCTGTGCAGCGTCCTGGAGGGCTTTTTGCAGCAGCAGAAAACATAAGCGCTTAAAAAAAGAAGAATATAAATGGATGAAAATTAACTATAAGGTAAGGTGTGTTCCGTCGCACATAGGTCGATTAATAGTATGCTTACAGCCACAAAGATAATGCTTGCCGGTTTTTATAGGGGTAAACTCAATCGGAGTAAATTCTGAACCTTGGTGCGTTCCGTCGCAAAAAGGTTGGGTCGCGCTGCGACCACATGCGCACCAATAAACTGTAACTCCTTCGGTAAGATCAACCTCGAAAGGGCTTTTTTGTGCAATTTTTGGTTCCATGGATTCCTTTTTATAGTGATGATTAACTATTATAGTCAAGTTACAAATACTTTTTGACATTATCCTATAGCCTGAAAAACACATCAGCTTTTATCTTTTGTTAGTACAGGCGACCATCTGCTTTTTATAATAAATTTTTTTTAGAGGGCTAACTATTGTTCAGCCCCGACTCAATCGGCCATAGGTAACTTGTTTTTAAGTTGGATGAATATGATCGGGTAAATAAATGCCTGGCTTTTGATTCCTTTCTTTGCGTAAAAATTATATATTTGCACCCGCATAATAAAGCGGCCCCATAGTTCAAGGGATAGAACAAGTGTTTCCTAAACACTAGATACTGGTTCGAGTCCAGTTGGGGCTACAATTAAAAAATTAAAAGGTACTTATAGTAGGTGCCTTTTTTTATTTAAGTATGCCAGATGGCATATAAAAGCTTATTCCATATCTTCTATAACCTGAACTATTCATACATGGCTGAAGACATGAGTAGTGTTGAACCTGTTCCGCGTTAGCGGGATTACCCACGAATTAGCTGAAGTTAAACTTTTGAGCTGGGTTTTACTGAAACTTGGTAACTACCGGAGGTAGAAAAAATTCCTAAAATTATTTGGGATTAAAACAAATTCTCCAATACTTACGGTCACTGAAGCTACTTCCAAAGCGCAATAGGTGCTTTCCATACGAGTACTTTCATTTTAAAATTTACCATTAGTCATTTGAGTATTAAAAAAAGGAGGCTGTATTTTTGCTATATAAGGATAAAAAGGTATTTTTATGGTAAAATCACAATTGATTAGTGTAAAAAATCTACAAATAAATTATCTACATGAAAGCCATAAAACTAAAGTTTATCACCCCTAAAACGGCACTATACATCGTAGCTGCGTTTATTATTATTTCATCTTGTAAAACGGATGGCATTGATAAAACTAAAATTACAAGTAGCATGGATATTCCTGCACATGTAGAAATGAAAGCTATTTTGACCTCGCCTCCCAATGTGCCGCCGCCAACGGCCGATAGGGTAGCTAAAAAATTAATTGTGGATATGGAAATCCTGGAGCAGGAAGGAGAACTGACGAATGGTGTAAAGTACGTTTATTGGACTTTTGGGGGAACGGTGCCCGGAAGCTTTATTCGTACCAAGATAGGTGATGAGGTAGAGTTTCACTTGAAAAATCATCCGGACAATAAATTGCCGCATAACATTGATTTGCATGCGGTTACTGGTCCGGGGGGTGGGGCGGAGTCTTCTTTTGTGGCTCCCGGACACGAAAAGGTATTCTCCTTCAAGGTGTTAAATCCGGGTCTGTATGTTTACCATTGTGCAACCGCTCCTGTGGGTATGCATATTGCCAATGGAATGTACGGACTAATATTGGTAGAACCGGAAGAAGGCCTGTCGCCTGTAGATAAGGAATACTACGTTATGCAAGGCGATTTCTATACCAAAGGTAAGCATGGCGATCGCGGGCTCCAACCGTTTGA
Proteins encoded:
- the hisB gene encoding bifunctional histidinol-phosphatase/imidazoleglycerol-phosphate dehydratase HisB translates to MQRVLFIDRDGTIIVEPPVDFQIDSLEKLEFYPKAITNLAAISQKLDFELTMVTNQDGLGTDSFPEDTFWPAHNKMLRTLEGEGIVFDHVFIDPSFPSDNSAGRKPGTAMLTQYFDKKYDLPNSFVIGDRLTDVQLAKNMGCKAIFMAEGESGLGELEKQGLTETCALISTDWDEISAFLFAKERTAKVKRTTSETDIAIELNLDGSGKCDISTGLHFFDHMLDQIGKHSGCDLKIKVKGDLHIDEHHTIEDTALALGQAFKQALGDKRGIERYGYCLPMDDCLITVALDFGGRPWLVWEADFKREKVGDMPTEMFMHFFKSFSDASLSNLHIKASGDNEHHKIEGIFKALARAIKMSIKKDVFNDTLPSTKGAL
- a CDS encoding CDGSH iron-sulfur domain-containing protein, translated to MEPKIAQKSPFEVDLTEGVTVYWCACGRSATQPFCDGTHQGSEFTPIEFTPIKTGKHYLCGCKHTINRPMCDGTHLTL